A part of Gemmatimonas groenlandica genomic DNA contains:
- a CDS encoding Rrf2 family transcriptional regulator has product MNSRLTVAAHVLGMIAYIEREQQRATTSDELASSVGTNPVVVRRVLSQLKQAGLVDSRRGVGGGSILARDPREITMRMVYEAVEERDCELIGRHAGCVGENCHVAPVIAKYLDELYADAEEALLRTLSSVTVDSMSRAVMDRVQRRGALHRPSTLQAS; this is encoded by the coding sequence ATGAACAGCCGCCTCACTGTCGCCGCCCATGTGCTGGGCATGATCGCGTACATCGAACGCGAGCAACAGCGCGCCACCACCTCTGACGAACTCGCCTCGAGCGTGGGGACCAATCCGGTGGTCGTGCGACGAGTGCTGTCTCAGCTGAAGCAGGCCGGCCTGGTCGATAGCCGCCGCGGCGTGGGCGGCGGGTCGATCCTCGCCCGTGACCCGCGCGAGATCACCATGCGCATGGTGTACGAGGCGGTCGAGGAGCGCGACTGTGAGCTGATCGGACGCCACGCCGGCTGTGTCGGTGAGAACTGCCACGTCGCGCCGGTGATCGCCAAGTACCTCGACGAACTCTACGCCGACGCCGAAGAAGCCTTGTTGCGCACGCTCTCCTCCGTAACGGTCGACTCGATGTCTCGCGCGGTCATGGACCGCGTACAGCGTCGTGGAGCCTTGCACCGCCCTTCGACGCTTCAGGCGTCGTAG
- a CDS encoding cryptochrome/deoxyribodipyrimidine photo-lyase family protein has protein sequence MAALQLVWYKRDLRIADHAPLAGAMAAGPVVAVYVHEPEQQYATDRDVRHERVLRDALDELKASWQARGGHFIELHGVLPAVFDALHRVLPFAAIWAHEETWNALSYARDRRVRAWAKHAGVTMHELPSNGVVRRLASRDGWAETWQRRMRSRLVPAPDRIASPDAATTTAAVTALPEDMRTSTGAHVVPPWSDWQRGGEARGHDMLLSFLSARGQDYRRAMSSPNEAPEACSRISVALAFGSLSVRHAYQAARQRARELRDDTRNRRDGDAAQWSQSLVSFASRLHWHCHFIQKLEDEPRLETTHYAPVFDGLRPAEPDMDHLRAWRDGQTGYPLVDACMRSLRVTGWLTFRMRAMVMSFASYHLWLDWRHTGPVLARWFTDYEPGIHWTQCQMQSGTTGINTIRIYNPYKQAEEHDAAGAFVRRWVPELSALSDADLVRPEHTPLIMQQMTGCVIGRDYPLPIVHHETAYAFARDRMHAIKQAAQRSGSAQQVYDRHGSRRTPLEARTR, from the coding sequence ATGGCTGCCCTGCAACTTGTCTGGTACAAACGCGACCTCCGGATCGCCGATCACGCGCCGCTCGCGGGAGCGATGGCTGCGGGTCCGGTGGTGGCCGTGTACGTGCACGAGCCGGAGCAGCAGTACGCGACGGACCGCGACGTGCGACACGAGCGGGTGTTGCGTGACGCACTCGACGAGCTCAAGGCTTCGTGGCAGGCGCGCGGTGGTCATTTCATCGAGCTGCACGGCGTACTCCCCGCGGTGTTCGACGCATTGCACCGCGTGCTCCCCTTCGCGGCCATCTGGGCCCACGAGGAAACGTGGAATGCGCTGAGCTACGCGCGCGACCGACGCGTGCGCGCGTGGGCCAAACACGCCGGTGTCACGATGCACGAACTGCCCAGCAACGGCGTCGTGCGTCGCCTCGCGTCACGCGATGGGTGGGCGGAGACCTGGCAGCGGCGCATGCGATCGCGCCTCGTTCCCGCACCGGACCGGATCGCGTCACCGGATGCGGCAACGACGACCGCGGCGGTGACGGCCTTGCCGGAAGACATGCGCACGTCGACCGGTGCGCACGTCGTGCCGCCGTGGTCCGACTGGCAGCGAGGCGGTGAAGCCCGAGGACATGACATGCTGCTGTCGTTTCTGTCGGCGCGCGGCCAGGACTATCGCCGTGCCATGTCGAGCCCCAATGAGGCGCCGGAAGCGTGCAGCCGGATTTCTGTGGCGCTCGCGTTCGGTTCGCTCTCGGTACGTCATGCGTACCAGGCGGCCCGACAGCGCGCGCGTGAGCTGCGAGACGACACGCGCAACCGGCGTGACGGTGATGCGGCGCAATGGTCACAGAGCCTCGTGAGCTTTGCCTCGCGGCTGCACTGGCACTGCCACTTCATCCAGAAGCTCGAAGACGAGCCGCGACTCGAGACCACCCACTACGCACCGGTCTTCGACGGATTGCGCCCCGCCGAGCCGGACATGGACCATTTACGCGCGTGGCGCGATGGCCAGACCGGGTACCCGCTGGTGGACGCCTGTATGCGTTCGCTGCGTGTGACCGGCTGGCTCACATTTCGTATGCGGGCGATGGTGATGAGCTTCGCGAGCTATCATCTCTGGCTGGACTGGCGACACACCGGGCCGGTGCTGGCGCGCTGGTTCACCGATTACGAACCGGGTATCCACTGGACGCAGTGTCAGATGCAGTCGGGCACCACCGGCATCAACACGATCCGCATCTACAATCCGTACAAGCAAGCCGAGGAGCATGACGCGGCCGGTGCATTCGTGCGTCGGTGGGTACCCGAACTGTCGGCATTGTCCGATGCCGATCTGGTGCGCCCCGAGCACACGCCGCTCATAATGCAGCAGATGACGGGGTGCGTCATCGGTCGCGACTATCCGCTGCCGATCGTGCACCACGAAACTGCGTATGCCTTCGCTCGCGATCGCATGCACGCCATCAAGCAGGCCGCGCAGCGATCGGGGAGCGCACAACAGGTGTACGATCGGCATGGGTCGCGTCGCACGCCGCTCGAGGCGCGGACACGGTGA
- a CDS encoding carboxypeptidase-like regulatory domain-containing protein, with protein sequence MRRLVRVARFVALFVALFVALFVAPPLLPAQGTGTLSVTVTATQTGVSLPYAVVALPDRGIERFTDAGGRALIVALPAGSYDIAVRRIGFAPYRGRVVIEAGVVTSTPVTLAQIPVQLTGMLVRPREACTKPGMPDRARDPAVYDVVELLRENADQFRLLTSQYPFRYATQRVLAAVADSAVFVQTVDTLVAESKSLGGYRPGRVVRERRASGGRTETTMSIPVLSDIAAPSFIANHCFHFGGVVNEGAETWVRLEVRAADKLRSPDVHGTFFLDSATAQLRRMDLEMSRPDLLPRRLQGIRTVAVSTTFREITPGLSLIDRVCAINWQKPFQRRGSRHPVELQQLTAYRFDAAPPDAPMVSAYSSPQWQPRTQLGRDVLWCDGMGTSG encoded by the coding sequence GTGCGACGACTCGTCCGCGTTGCTCGCTTCGTGGCGCTCTTCGTGGCGCTCTTCGTGGCGCTCTTCGTGGCGCCGCCGCTGCTACCAGCGCAAGGCACGGGCACGCTCTCGGTGACCGTCACAGCGACGCAGACCGGCGTGTCGCTACCCTACGCGGTAGTGGCCCTGCCCGACCGTGGCATCGAGCGGTTCACCGACGCGGGCGGACGCGCCCTCATCGTGGCGTTGCCCGCCGGGAGCTACGACATCGCCGTGCGACGTATCGGGTTCGCCCCGTATCGCGGCCGCGTCGTCATCGAGGCTGGAGTCGTGACATCGACGCCGGTCACGTTGGCCCAGATTCCGGTGCAACTCACGGGTATGCTCGTGCGCCCGCGCGAGGCGTGCACGAAGCCCGGCATGCCCGATCGAGCGCGCGATCCCGCCGTCTACGATGTCGTGGAGCTGCTGCGGGAGAACGCCGATCAGTTCCGTCTCCTCACCTCGCAGTATCCCTTTCGCTACGCGACGCAGCGCGTACTGGCGGCCGTCGCCGACAGCGCCGTGTTCGTGCAGACCGTCGATACGCTGGTGGCAGAGAGCAAGTCGCTGGGGGGCTATCGTCCCGGTCGCGTCGTCCGTGAACGACGGGCCTCTGGTGGTCGGACCGAGACCACGATGTCGATTCCCGTACTGTCCGACATCGCCGCCCCGTCGTTCATCGCCAACCACTGTTTTCACTTCGGGGGCGTTGTGAACGAGGGCGCCGAGACGTGGGTCCGCCTGGAAGTGCGCGCCGCCGACAAGCTGCGCTCCCCCGACGTGCACGGCACCTTCTTCCTCGACAGCGCGACAGCGCAGCTGCGGCGCATGGACCTCGAGATGAGCCGCCCCGATCTCCTGCCGCGTCGACTGCAGGGCATCCGCACGGTGGCCGTGTCCACCACCTTCCGGGAGATCACGCCGGGCTTGTCGTTGATCGATCGTGTGTGCGCGATCAACTGGCAGAAGCCGTTCCAGAGGCGCGGGTCTCGTCATCCGGTCGAACTGCAGCAGCTGACGGCGTATCGGTTCGACGCCGCACCGCCCGACGCGCCAATGGTGAGTGCGTACAGCTCGCCGCAATGGCAACCTCGCACACAGCTCGGCCGCGATGTACTCTGGTGCGATGGCATGGGCACCAGCGGCTAA
- a CDS encoding S8 family serine peptidase, protein MRPSRPLARLLPLALPLALPFVLALGACARAGVTTAPEPAMQPVMQAPIQVAPPPPTPAAADTARADWQRLDFDTDRVMGVGSERAIRELLASRAPRRRVVVAVVDGGVDTAHTRLTGSLWKNPREIAGNGKDDDGNGVVDDVFGWNALATADGTPVRYDTFELTRLYAACRNQPAGSLTPKPSTTACSDLASAYRDKAKEVKSTLLQVENIDEILRTVERLLGTALNGAPVTRASVTVLRPVSADVEEAKRMWLRLDADGLNAGEIAKAREAYDSQAKYALDTLFNPRSPQRVVGTRDVTGPDASHGTHVAGIIGALRGDGAAMQGIAPNVDIMAVRAVPDGDERDVDVARAIRYAVDNGAQIVNMSFGKGYSPAKASVDSAVRYAESKGVLLVHAAGNEGENNDETPSFPTPVLSGGTRAANWIEVGASSWKPLASLPAEFSNYGREQVDLFAPGVDILSTVPGGGLKRESGTSMAAPVVSGVAALLLAYFPELTAMQVRDILLESVRKLPDLEVRRPGDGSKVKFTTLSRTGGVIDAYAAVKLALQRVAPRP, encoded by the coding sequence GTGCGTCCTTCTCGTCCACTGGCGCGCCTGCTACCGCTCGCGCTGCCTCTGGCACTGCCGTTCGTGCTTGCGCTTGGCGCCTGTGCGCGCGCCGGCGTGACCACGGCGCCCGAGCCGGCGATGCAGCCGGTGATGCAGGCCCCTATTCAGGTGGCGCCACCGCCGCCAACCCCGGCGGCAGCAGACACGGCGCGGGCCGATTGGCAGCGCCTCGACTTCGACACCGATCGCGTGATGGGTGTGGGGTCCGAACGCGCGATTCGTGAGTTGCTGGCCTCGCGTGCGCCGCGTCGTCGCGTGGTGGTCGCGGTCGTAGACGGTGGCGTCGATACCGCGCACACCCGGCTCACCGGCTCCTTGTGGAAGAACCCGCGCGAGATCGCCGGCAACGGCAAAGACGACGATGGCAACGGCGTCGTCGATGACGTCTTCGGTTGGAATGCCCTCGCCACCGCCGACGGGACACCGGTGCGCTACGACACGTTCGAACTCACGCGCTTGTACGCGGCGTGTCGCAATCAGCCCGCCGGATCGCTGACGCCCAAGCCGTCCACCACGGCCTGCAGCGATCTCGCGTCGGCGTATCGCGACAAGGCCAAGGAAGTGAAGTCGACGCTGCTGCAGGTGGAGAACATCGACGAGATCCTGCGCACCGTCGAGCGCCTGCTCGGCACGGCCCTGAACGGTGCGCCGGTTACGCGCGCGTCGGTCACCGTACTGCGTCCGGTCTCAGCCGACGTGGAGGAAGCCAAGCGGATGTGGCTGCGGCTCGATGCCGATGGGCTCAATGCCGGGGAGATCGCGAAGGCGCGTGAGGCCTACGACTCGCAGGCGAAGTACGCGCTCGACACGCTGTTCAATCCACGCTCGCCCCAGCGCGTGGTGGGCACGCGCGACGTGACCGGCCCCGACGCGAGCCACGGCACGCACGTGGCGGGCATCATCGGCGCGCTGCGTGGTGATGGTGCCGCGATGCAGGGCATCGCCCCGAACGTCGACATCATGGCCGTTCGCGCCGTGCCCGATGGCGACGAGCGCGACGTGGACGTGGCCCGGGCGATCCGGTACGCGGTGGACAACGGCGCGCAGATCGTGAACATGAGCTTCGGCAAGGGCTACTCTCCCGCGAAGGCGTCGGTCGATTCCGCGGTGCGCTATGCGGAATCGAAGGGCGTGCTGCTGGTGCATGCGGCCGGCAACGAAGGCGAGAACAACGACGAGACGCCGTCATTTCCCACGCCCGTGCTCAGCGGCGGAACGCGCGCCGCGAATTGGATCGAAGTGGGCGCGTCGAGCTGGAAACCGCTGGCGTCGTTGCCGGCCGAGTTCTCGAACTATGGCCGCGAGCAGGTCGACCTGTTTGCGCCGGGCGTCGACATCCTGTCCACGGTGCCGGGCGGTGGCCTCAAGCGCGAGAGCGGCACCAGCATGGCCGCACCGGTGGTGTCGGGCGTGGCCGCGTTGCTGCTGGCGTACTTTCCTGAGCTGACGGCGATGCAGGTGCGTGACATTCTGTTGGAGTCGGTGCGTAAACTGCCCGACCTCGAGGTACGTCGACCGGGTGATGGATCGAAGGTGAAGTTCACCACCCTGTCGCGCACCGGTGGCGTGATCGATGCCTATGCCGCCGTGAAGCTGGCCTTGCAGCGCGTGGCGCCGCGGCCGTAG